In the genome of Quercus robur chromosome 3, dhQueRobu3.1, whole genome shotgun sequence, one region contains:
- the LOC126719752 gene encoding GRAS family protein RAD1-like, translating into MTFIVYPRTQFISDEKSNEVNVLDLNQSTISCYHFPSLAKFAKNHSPSPMPLGETRNYKRLKQVPSGDESIGTEGNFHGSEGSTSTKTLSSLPGLQFRDHIWSYNQRYLAIEAMEEAAAMMMGGEEHKVQEEGSGDEVKPVQQLIACAEAVACRDKAHASTLPSLLRANAPVFGIAFQRVASCFVQGLSDRLAMVQPLGAVGFIGPAVKTLAFTSEKDEALHLVYEICPQIQFSHFIANASILEAFEGKSSVHVVDLGMTLGLPHRHQWRKLIQSLANRKGKPVSCLRITGVGNSSERLQATGFELELYAKSLGLNFEFLVVESNLENLKPQDFKILDGEVLVINSILQFHCVVKESRGALNSVLQKLHELSPKVFVLVEQLFDSLDTMLTRYDTRRAKMEQLFFAEEIKNIVSCEGPARVDRIKLAIFYKL; encoded by the coding sequence ATGACATTTATTGTCTATCCTCGAACTCAATTCATAAGTGATGAGAAAAGTAATGAGGTTAATGTTCTTGATCTCAACCAGTCGACCATATCATGCTATCATTTTCCGTCTCTTGCCAAATTTGCAAAAAATCATTCTCCCAGTCCAATGCCCTTAGGTGAAACAAGAAACTATAAGAGGCTGAAGCAGGTACCAAGTGGAGATGAATCAATCGGAACTGAAGGCAATTTTCATGGTAGCGAAGGAAGCACGAGTACTAAAACCTTGAGTAGCTTGCCAGGACTCCAATTTCGTGATCATATATGGTCTTATAATCAGAGATACTTAGCAATTGAGGCCATGGAAGAAGCAGCTGCAATGATGATGGGAGGTGAAGAACACAAGGTTCAGGAAGAAGGGAGTGGAGACGAGGTCAAACCAGTCCAACAACTCATTGCTTGTGCTGAGGCTGTGGCTTGTCGTGACAAAGCACATGCTTCAACATTACCATCTCTGCTAAGAGCTAATGCCCCGGTCTTTGGAATTGCATTTCAGCGAGTTGCTTCCTGCTTTGTCCAGGGGCTCTCTGACCGCCTAGCTATGGTTCAACCACTTGGGGCAGTGGGATTCATAGGCCCGGCAGTGAAAACATTGGCTTTTACTTCAGAGAAGGATGAGGCCTTACACCTTGTTTATGAGATTTGCCCACAAATCCAATTCAGTCATTTTATAGCCAATGCATCAATTCTGGAAGCCTTTGAGGGGAAAAGTTCTGTTCATGTGGTGGACTTAGGCATGACTTTAGGCCTGCCACATAGGCACCAATGGCGCAAGTTGATTCAAAGCCTTGCCAACCGTAAAGGCAAACCAGTTAGCTGCCTTCGAATTACTGGTGTTGGTAACTCTTCTGAGCGCCTCCAAGCAACTGGGTTTGAGTTAGAGCTCTATGCCAAAAGCTTAggattgaattttgaatttttagtgGTGGAAAGCAACTTGGAAAACCTGAAACCTCAAGATTTCAAAATTCTTGATGGAGAGGTTCTAGTCATCAATAGCATCCTTCAGTTTCACTGTGTGGTAAAAGAAAGCCGAGGAGCTTTAAATTCTGTGTTACAGAAATTACATGAGCTATCACCAAAGGTTTTTGTTCTAGTTGAGCAATTGTTTGACTCCTTAGATACAATGCTGACCAGGTATGACACAAGGCGAGCTAAAATGGAGCAGTTATTTTTTGCAGAGGAGATTAAAAATATAGTAAGCTGTGAGGGTCCAGCGAGGGTGGATCGGATTAAATTGGCCATCTTTTACAAGTTGTAG
- the LOC126718297 gene encoding tryptamine 5-hydroxylase-like, producing the protein MLSLTPQSLFLSPLLLFSIFFLIFNLRKWRSSSRSQSLKPPSPPGLPIIGHLHLLTDMPHHSLAQLAQKLGPIIHLQLGRVPTIVVSSAHLAKLVLKTHDHVFASRPNLLSAQYLSFNCSDVTFSPYGPYWRQARKICVTELLSSKRVNSFQLVRDEEVNRLLGSVSAQSGSELDLGKMFFTLANDVLCRVAFGKRFKEESGEDEGQKRHLVGVLTETQALFAGFCLGDFFPGWDWVDSLSGYTKRLSKNLEDLRAVCEEIIEQHVKEQGVGNGKEDFVDVLLRVQQREDLEVPITDDNLKALVLDMFVAGTDTSSATLEWTMTELARHPMVMKKAQDEVRNVASSLGKVVESHLQHLHYLKAVIKETMRLHPPVPLLVPRESMVKCNLDGYEIPAKTRVLINTYAIGRDPTSWENPLEYNPERFMDKNIEVKDQDFRFLPFGGGRRGCPGYSFGLATVEIALARLLYHFDWALPQGVGPDDMDLGEIFGLATRKKTAIVLVPTANKQYEFKG; encoded by the exons ATGTTGTCTCTTACTCCAcagtctctctttctctcaccaCTATTACTTTTTTCCATCTTCTTCTTAATCTTTAACCTACGAAAATGGCGGAGCAGCTCACGGTCACAGTCACTGAAACCACCGTCACCACCAGGCCTCCCAATAATCGGTCACCTCCACCTCCTCACCGACATGCCCCACCACTCCTTGGCCCAACTCGCCCAAAAACTCGGCCCCATAATCCACCTCCAACTCGGCCGAGTCCCCACCATCGTTGTCTCCTCAGCTCACCTCGCTAAACTCGTCCTCAAAACCCACGACCACGTTTTCGCAAGCAGACCAAACCTTCTCTCGGCTCAGTACCTCTCCTTCAACTGCTCAGACGTCACTTTCTCACCCTACGGTCCTTACTGGCGCCAAGCCAGGAAGATCTGCGTCACCGAGTTGCTCAGCTCCAAACGGGTCAACTCGTTCCAACTCGTCAGGGACGAGGAGGTGAATCGGTTGCTGGGCTCCGTGTCAGCTCAGTCCGGGTCGGAACTCGACCTGGGTAAGATGTTTTTCACTCTGGCAAACGATGTGCTGTGTCGCGTGGCGTTTGGGAAGAGGTTTAAGGAGGAGAGTGGGGAGGACGAAGGGCAGAAGCGTCATTTGGTTGGGGTTTTGACCGAGACACAGGCCTTGtttgctgggttttgtttggGTGACTTTTTCCCGGGTTGGGACTGGGTTGACTCACTGAGTGGGTACACGAAAAGGTTGAGCAAGAACTTGGAGGATTTGCGAGCTGTTTGTGAAGAAATTATAGAACAACATGTGAAGGAACAAGGTGTGGGCAATGGTAAAGAGGATTTTGTTGATGTTTTGCTTCGAGTACAACAACGTGAGGACTTGGAAGTGCCCATTACAGATGATAATCTCAAAGCTCTTGTCCTg gaCATGTTTGTTGCCGGTACTGATACATCATCAGCAACACTAGAATGGACAATGACAGAACTAGCTCGACATCCCATGGTAATGAAAAAAGCGCAGGATGAAGTTCGGAATGTAGCATCCAGCCTAGGAAAAGTTGTAGAAAGCCATCTTCAACACCTTCATTATCTGAAAGCTGTGATAAAAGAGACAATGCGATTGCACCCACCAGTCCCTCTCCTGGTTCCCCGAGAATCCATGGTGAAATGCAATCTGGATGGGTATGAAATACCTGCAAAAACTAGGGTTCTAATCAACACCTACGCAATTGGAAGGGATCCAACGTCATGGGAAAATCCTTTGGAATACAATCCTGAGAGGTTCATGGACAAAAACATTGAGGTTAAGGATCAAGATTTCAGGTTTCTACCATTTGGTGGAGGCAGGAGAGGCTGTCCGGGTTATTCTTTTGGATTAGCCACTGTGGAGATTGCATTGGCTCGCCTCTTGTATCATTTTGATTGGGCATTACCTCAGGGGGTTGGTCCAGATGATATGGACCTTGGTGAGATTTTTGGGCTTGCCACAAGAAAAAAGACTGCCATTGTTCTTGTCCCCACAGCCAATAAGCAGTATGAGTTCAAGGGCTAA
- the LOC126718298 gene encoding protein HHL1, chloroplastic isoform X2, translating into MEVSMSLNALVRLPLSNSRTHEDVLMKHSLLLSSRTMTQKPQQRQRHILVVEAKGKRGMQARQFQKTPPPSLPKIEDDGNPRFVIFIRIANVYLWYPLSLITGGTTAKIMVAAKDNFLGKYIYKDTLDRNLAAVIYRDEKEIQKTAFKQYRVLRTATEFRYGYKLVENGNLRAALSTTDVIELPTEDQLKTVLDKVKDFFGDAKESFGKLTALNSTTTEKSEEKPKEAAK; encoded by the exons ATGGAAGTGAGCATGTCTCTGAACGCGCTGGTTCGGCTTCCCTTATCGAATTCTAGGACACACGAAGATGTGTTAATGAAGCATTCACTGTTGCTCTCTTCTAGGACTATGACCCAGAAGCCTCAGCAGAGGCAGAGGCACATATTGGTGGTTGAAGCAAAAGGCAAGAGAGGAATGCAAGCTCGTCAGTTTCAGAAAACTCCACCACCTTCCTTGCCTAAGATTGAAGATGATGGCAACCCCAGATTTGTCATCTTCATCCGTATAGCTAAT GTTTATCTTTGGTATCCGCTTAGTCTTATAACAGGAGGAACCACTGCCAAAATCATGGTTGCAGCTAAGGATAACTTTCTAGGGAAATACATCTACAAAGATACACTAGATAGAAATCTCGCAGCAGTTATTTACCGT GATGAGAAGGAGATACAGAAGACAGCATTTAAGCAGTATCGTGTATTGCGAACAGCTACTGAGTTCAGATATGGCTACAAACTAGTG GAAAATGGCAATTTGAGAGCTGCTCTTTCTACCACAGATGTTATTGAG CTGCCAACAGAAGATCAGCTCAAAACAGTTCTTGATAAAGTGAAAGACTTTTTTGGGGACGCAAAAGAATCCTTTGGGAAGCTGACAGCTCTGAATTCAACCACAACAGAGAAGTCAGAGGAAAAGCCAAAAGAGGCGGCCAAGTGA
- the LOC126718298 gene encoding protein HHL1, chloroplastic isoform X3: MEVSMSLNALVRLPLSNSRTHEDVLMKHSLLLSSRTMTQKPQQRQRHILVVEAKGKRGMQARQFQKTPPPSLPKIEDDGNPRFVIFIRIANVYLWYPLSLITGGTTAKIMVAAKDNFLGKYIYKDTLDRNLAAVIYRDEKEIQKTAFKQYRVLRTATEFRYGYKLVVNMPIPLRYIICCRSAEYAGKWQFESCSFYHRCY; this comes from the exons ATGGAAGTGAGCATGTCTCTGAACGCGCTGGTTCGGCTTCCCTTATCGAATTCTAGGACACACGAAGATGTGTTAATGAAGCATTCACTGTTGCTCTCTTCTAGGACTATGACCCAGAAGCCTCAGCAGAGGCAGAGGCACATATTGGTGGTTGAAGCAAAAGGCAAGAGAGGAATGCAAGCTCGTCAGTTTCAGAAAACTCCACCACCTTCCTTGCCTAAGATTGAAGATGATGGCAACCCCAGATTTGTCATCTTCATCCGTATAGCTAAT GTTTATCTTTGGTATCCGCTTAGTCTTATAACAGGAGGAACCACTGCCAAAATCATGGTTGCAGCTAAGGATAACTTTCTAGGGAAATACATCTACAAAGATACACTAGATAGAAATCTCGCAGCAGTTATTTACCGT GATGAGAAGGAGATACAGAAGACAGCATTTAAGCAGTATCGTGTATTGCGAACAGCTACTGAGTTCAGATATGGCTACAAACTAGTGGTAAATATGCCTATACCTTTACGCTATATTATATG TTGTAGGAGTGCTGAATATGCAGGAAAATGGCAATTTGAGAGCTGCTCTTTCTACCACAGATGTTATTGA
- the LOC126719753 gene encoding uncharacterized protein LOC126719753: MYPDLYKGLNLRPEDLTAYDSPLISFEGKTVTPKGQIRLPIQTGSEVVEVNFIVVDAYSPYTAIVARPWIHALEAVSSTLHQKVKYPSRGQVEEIRGDQVMAKQCMVAAISRRSHAESSASENL; encoded by the coding sequence atgtaccctgatctatatAAGGGGCTAAACCTGAGGCCGGAGGATTTGACGGCTTATGACTCTCCCCTTATCAGTTTCGAAGGGAAGACTGTTACGCCAAAAGGGCAGATCAGGCTACCCATACAGACTGGatcagaggtggtggaggtgaacttTATCGTGGTCGATGCCTACTCGCCCTACACAGCGATAGTAGCTAGGCCATGGATCCATGCCCTAGAAGCTgtatcctccacacttcaccaaaaggtAAAATACCCTTCCAGAGGCCAAGTTGAAGAGATTCGTGGAGATCAGGTCATGGCCAAGCAatgtatggtggccgccatctcaCGTAGGTCCCATGCAGAGTCCTCGGCCTCTGAgaacttatag
- the LOC126718298 gene encoding protein HHL1, chloroplastic isoform X1: protein MEVSMSLNALVRLPLSNSRTHEDVLMKHSLLLSSRTMTQKPQQRQRHILVVEAKGKRGMQARQFQKTPPPSLPKIEDDGNPRFVIFIRIANVYLWYPLSLITGGTTAKIMVAAKDNFLGKYIYKDTLDRNLAAVIYRDEKEIQKTAFKQYRVLRTATEFRYGYKLVENGNLRAALSTTDVIELPTEDQLKTVLDKVKDFFGDAKESFGKLTALNSTTTEKSEEKPKEAAKVKG, encoded by the exons ATGGAAGTGAGCATGTCTCTGAACGCGCTGGTTCGGCTTCCCTTATCGAATTCTAGGACACACGAAGATGTGTTAATGAAGCATTCACTGTTGCTCTCTTCTAGGACTATGACCCAGAAGCCTCAGCAGAGGCAGAGGCACATATTGGTGGTTGAAGCAAAAGGCAAGAGAGGAATGCAAGCTCGTCAGTTTCAGAAAACTCCACCACCTTCCTTGCCTAAGATTGAAGATGATGGCAACCCCAGATTTGTCATCTTCATCCGTATAGCTAAT GTTTATCTTTGGTATCCGCTTAGTCTTATAACAGGAGGAACCACTGCCAAAATCATGGTTGCAGCTAAGGATAACTTTCTAGGGAAATACATCTACAAAGATACACTAGATAGAAATCTCGCAGCAGTTATTTACCGT GATGAGAAGGAGATACAGAAGACAGCATTTAAGCAGTATCGTGTATTGCGAACAGCTACTGAGTTCAGATATGGCTACAAACTAGTG GAAAATGGCAATTTGAGAGCTGCTCTTTCTACCACAGATGTTATTGAG CTGCCAACAGAAGATCAGCTCAAAACAGTTCTTGATAAAGTGAAAGACTTTTTTGGGGACGCAAAAGAATCCTTTGGGAAGCTGACAGCTCTGAATTCAACCACAACAGAGAAGTCAGAGGAAAAGCCAAAAGAGGCGGCCAA GGTAAAAGGCTGA